Genomic window (Campylobacter sp. RM16704):
TATGAATTTCATCTATAAAATTATCATGTACTAGTTCATAAGTAGGTATAACAATACTAATATTTTGATAATTTTTCTTGATATTTTTAGCTAATTTTAAAAAAGAAATAATATCTAAAGTATGCTTTGAAGTAATACTAAAAGGATTAAGTATAATAAAATTCTTAATTTCATTTTTTCTTAAAAAATCATTTATTAAAATTTTATGTATCACATTAGTTTGAATTTGTGTTTTAAATTCTAAATTTTTAATTTTTTTATCAAAAATATTAGAATTTATCTTTCTAGCATAAAACAATAATCTATCTCTTTCTGTTTTTTTACCATAAAAACATCTAATTAATCTTATCCAAACACATTTGCACTTTATAGAGAAAAAGCTTTTGATTTTTAATCTAGTGATAATTTTTTTGACATTGCTTTCAATAAAAAGTTCAATTAAAAATGTGTTAGCCTTGTAAGAAATAATATAATCTAGATTATACCAATTGATTTTTTCTAATTTTTCTTGTTTTGTTTGATTTTCCAAAATTTCAATGTAATCGACAAATTTTAAATTTTTTAAAAGACTAAAAGTGTTATTTCTAGCAAAAACGACAATTTTTGCTTTATAAATATGTTTTAATGCATAAAGCATGTCTAAACTCGCAATCATATCACCTAAAGCATCTGGACAATAATAACCTATTTTAAGAGAATACCCCCCCCCTATTATTTAAGTCGCATTTTAGATTATATTTTGAATACATTTTCGATATCCTATATCTGATACAAAGTCATCTTTTATGTTTTTTTGAGATTGTATCAAAAATTTTTGATTTTTATATGTAAATTCTAAGCTAAAAGAGTGTAAAAGCAATCTTTTAGCACCTGTAATTTGAATTCTTTCAAGCTCACTCATTTTTCCATCAAGTATTTGCTCTATCTGTATTTTTTCTAAACCATACAAAGGATCGCCCAAAATTTTATGTTTCACATGAAACAAATGTAATCTTATTTGGTGTTGTCTTCCTGTTAGAGGCTTAGCTAAAACTAAGCTAGCATCTAAATTTTCAAAATATTTCAAAGTGTGAAATTGCGTTAAAGCCTCTTTGCCATTTTCACAAATACACATTCTAGTTTTGATTGTATCATAATTTTTGGCTAAATCCATTTTTTTATCTACTATGAATTCTTTTTCAGTTTTTCCTTCTACTAGTGCAAGATAGCTTTTTTGTACTAATCTTTTTTCAAACATAGTTTTTAACTCAATTTGCGTATTTTTGTGTTTGGCTATGAGTAAAAGTCCGCTTGTTTCTTTATCTAACCTGTGGGCCACACAAGCTTTTTCGCCCCATAAATGCCAAATTTCATCGCAAAGACTATAAGTGCAATTTCTTCCATTTGGATGAGTTAGCACTCCGCTTGGCTTTTCTACAACTGCAAAGTCATCATTTTCAAAAACTATTTCTAATCCTTTAGGATTATTTTCATATATGATTAGCTCTACTAAGCCATCTAAAAATTGATTTTTTTCATTTACTAGTTTTCCATTGCAAAAAAGGCGTTTTTTGTCAATAATTTTTTGAGCTTGACTCATAGAAATTTTTAATTCATCTATAAGTAATCTAAAAGCCTTTTTTTCGTTATTTGATAGTTTTATTTTTATATAAGGCAAGTTTAATCCTAGTGTAAAATATTTTTAGATAAAATAAATATTTTTTATTATTATATCCAAAAAGGTCTTGAAAATGGTTGAAAGATATAGTAGAGAAATTATGGCTAAAAAATGGAATATGCAAGCAAAATATGATGCGTGGTTAAAAGTAGAATTAGCTGCTGTAAAGGCATGGAATAAACTTGGTCTGATTAAAGATGATGATTGTGAAAAGATTGTAAAAAATGCTAAATTTGATATAGCAAGAATAGACGAGATAGAAAAAACTACTAAACATGATGTTATTGCCTTTTTAACTAGTGTAAGTGAAAGTTTGGGTGAAGAAAGTCGTTTTGTGCATTATGCGATGACAAGTTCAGATTGTATTGATACTGCAGTTGCTTTGCAGATTAAGGATAGTTTGGAATTAATCTTGCAAGATTTAGATCAAGTTTTAGCAGTGATTAAAACAAGGGCTTATGAGCATAAAAATACCTTAATGGTAGGAAGAAGTCATGGAATTCATGGAGAGCCTATAACTTTTGGCTTAGTTTTGGCTATTTGGTATGATTCACTAGTTCATGCAAAAGATTTAATCATTCATGCAAAAGAAGTAATTAGCTATGGAAAAATTAGTGGAGCAATGGGAAATTTTGCGCATGCACCACTTGAATTTGAAGAAGAAGTTTGTAAGAATTTAGACCTTAAACCAGCACCAGTTTCAAACCAAGTCATACAAAGAGATCGTTACGCACAAGTTATCTCAGCTTTGGCTATTTTAGCTTCAAGTTGTGAACAAATTGCTGTTGCGATCCGCCATTTTCAAAGAACAGAAGTGTATGAAGCTGAAGAGTATTTTTCTCAAGGACAAAAAGGAAGTTCAGCTATGCCTCATAAAAGAAATCCTGTTTTGAGTGAAAATATCACTGGACTTTGTAGAATGATAAGAGCTTATGTAACTCCAGCTTTAGAAAATGTAGCTTTATGGCATGAAAGAGATATATCACATTCTAGTGTAGAAAGATTTGTGTTACCTGATGCTTTTATCACGACTGATTTTATGCTTTCAAGATTATGTGGAGTTATAGAAAAACTTTTGGTATATCCAGAAAATATGATGAAAAATTTAAACTTAACTGGTGGGCTTGTATTTTCCCAAAGAGTGTTACTCGAGCTTCCATTTAAGGGTATAAGCAGGGAGGAAGCTTACAAGATCGTTCAAAGAAATGCTATGAAAGTTTGGGCTGATTTACAAAATGGTAAAGCTGCTTTAAACGAAAAGGGAGAAAGCTTGTTTTTGTTAGCCTTGCTTGCTGATGAAGATTTGAAAAAGTCTTTAAACGAAACAGATATTAGAAATTGTTTTGATTATAGCTACTATACAAAAAATGTAGATAAAATTTTTACAAGAACATTTAAATAATAAAATATTAGGGGTTATGAGTGAAAGTATTAAAAAGAAATGGAAGAACTGAAGAGTTAGATGTTTCTAAAATTAAAAAATACACCACAGATGCGGTTGCAAATTTAGAAAATGTCAGTCAAAGTGAGCTTGAAGTAGATGCGAAAATCCAATTTCGTGATGGCATAACAACAGAAGAAATTCAACAAACTCTTATAAAAACAGCAGTTGATAAAATTGATATTGATAGACCTAATTGGACTTTTGTTGCCGCGAGATTATTTTTATATGATTTATATAAAAAAGTGAGTGGTTATAATGGCTATAGACATTTAAAAGAATACCTTGAAAAAGGTGAAAAAGAAGGTAGAATCTTAATAGGCTTAAAAGAAAAATACGATTTAGATGATTTGAATGCTTATATAAAACCAGAGCGTGATTTACAATTTACTTATCTTGGTATAAAAACTTTATATGATAGGTATTTGATTAAAGATTCTAAAGGTATGCCTATAGAATTACCGCAGCAAATGTTTATGGCTATTGCTATGTTTTTAGCACAAAATGAGTTAGATTCTCAAACTTGGGCTAAGAAATTTTATGATTTAATCTCAACTTTTGAAGTTATGCTTGCAACTCCAACTCTTTCAAATGCAAGAACAACAAGACACCAATTAAGTTCGTGTTACATAGGAAGCACACCTGATAATATAGAAGGAATTTTTGATTCGTATCAAGAAATGGCACTTTTGTCTAAATTTGGCGGTGGTATAGGTTGGGATTGGTCTAAGGTGCGTGCTATGGGTGGAAGTATAGATGGACATAAAAACGCAGCAGGTGGGATTATACCTTTCTTAAAAATTACCAATGATATAGCAGTAGCAGTAGATCAACTTGGTACAAGAAAGGGTGCAATTGCAGTTTATATAGAACCATGGCATATGGATATTAATGACTTTTTAGACTTGCGTAAAAATTCAGGCGAAGAAAGAAGAAGAGCACATGAACTTTTTCCTGCTTTATGGATAAATGATTTATTTATGAAAAGAGTTAGAGCAAATGAAAAATGGACGCTTTTTGATCCAGCTGATACTTCTAGTTTGTGTGACTTATATGGTGAAGAATTTGAAAGAAAATATGAAGAATATGAAAAAAATGAAAATATAGCTAAAGAGATAGTCGATGCAAAAGAGCTTTGGAAGAAAATCTTGCTTTCTTATTTTGAAACAGGTATGCCATTTTTATGTTTTAAAGATAGTGCTAATAAAACTAATCCAAATTCACATGTAGGTCTTATAAGAAGTTCTAATCTATGCACAGAGATTTTTCAAAATACGGAGCCAAATTATTATCAGGTTAAAATTACATTTGATGATAAAACAGAACTTCATTTAGATGAAGAAGAAGAAATTACCATAGATGGAGGCTATAAAAAACTTGCTAAAAAAATTTCTACTTTAGATAGTATTAATGGTAAAAAAGTTTATATTGCAGAAAAATACAAAAATGAGGGCAAAACAGCCGTTTGTAATCTAGCTAGCATTAATCTAAGCAAAATTAATACAAAAAAAGATATCCAAAGAGTTGTGCCAACTGCTATAAGAATGCTTGATAATGTGATTGATTTAAATTTTTATCCTCATATAAAGGTAAAAAATACAAATTTAAGATCTCGTGCCATAGGTCTTGGTATAATGGGTGAAGCACAAATGCTTGCAGAAGCACAAATTTATTGGGGTTCTAATGAGCATTTTGAGAAAATCGATCACATTATGGAAATGATTAGCTATGAAGCAATACAAGCTAGTTCAAATTTGGCTTTAGAAAAAGGATCTTATCCTGATTTTGAAGGATCAAATTGGAGTAAAGGTATAGTACCTATTGATGTAGCAAATGAAAATGCTAAAAAGCTTACAGCAAGTGATGGGTTATTTGATCAAAGTGAATGTGATTGGGAAAAATTAAGAGAAAAACTAAAAAAAGATGGAATAAGAAATGGTTATTTAATGGCTATAGCACCAACTTCTTCTATTTCTATTTTGGTAGGAACTACCCAAACTATAGAACCAGTTTATAAAAGAAAATGGTTTGAACAAAATTTAAGTGGTATGATACCAACTGTAGTGCCAAATTTAAGTGCTAATACTTGGCAGTATTATACCCCTGCTTATGAGCTTGATCAAAAAATCTTAGTAAAAGCCGCAGCAATTCGTGGTAAATGGATTGATCAAGGTCAATCATTAAATATATTTGTTTCTTTAGATAAAGCAAGTGGTGGCTATTTAAATGAAATTTATCAACTTGCTTGGGAGTTGGGTATTAAATCAACTTATTATTTAAGAAGTGAAAGTCCTGATAGTCAAAAAGTTAATGATGATGTGGTTGATAGAACTATAGAATGCGAAGGTTGTCAATAAAAATGGAGAAATAAAATGCATGTAAAAAAATCACTACCAGAACTTACATTTAGAGGCATAATACTAGGAAGCGTTTTAACAGTTATTTTTACTGCCTCAAATGTTTATTTGGGACTTAAAGTAGGTCTTACTTTTTCTACTTCTATTCCCGCTGTTGTGATCGCAATGGCTGTTTTGAAAATTTTTAAAGACTCTAATATTTTAGAAAACAATATGGTGCAAACTCAAGTTTCAGCCGCAGGTACGCTTTCGGCTGTGATTTTTGTTATACCTGGTCTTTTTATGTGTGGATATTGGTTTGAATTTCCACTATGGCTTACTTTTATGCTTTGTCTTTGTGGTGGTGGTTTAGGTGTGCTTTTTACCATACCTTTGCGTAGAGCTATGGTAGTAGAGAGTAAATTAGCCTATCCTGAAGGAAGAGCTGCTGCTGAAATTTTAAAAGTGGCTAATAAAGATCAAGCTGATAAAAAAGGAAAAGTAGGACTAAAAGAAATTACCCTTGGTGTTGCACTAGCTTCTATCATAAGTCTTTTTTCAAGTGGTTTTAAACTACTTTCAAGCGGAAGTAGTTTTGCATTCATTTGGCAAAAAATGGCTTTTGGTTTTTCTATGGGATATTCAGTGGCACTTTTGGGTGCTGGATACTTAGTAGGCATAGCTGGTGGTGTTGCATTGCTTGTGGGTATGGTGCTTGCATGGATGATTTTTGTGCCATATTTTTCTGCTAAAGAAAGCTTTGATGTGAGTTTAAATGCACTTGATATAGCTAATCAGATTTGGGCTCAAAAAGTACGTTTAATAGGTACAGGAGCTATTGCTATAGCAGCATTATGGACTTTAATAGAACTTGCAAAACCTGTATATGATGGTATGAAAAATATGCTTAAAAAAACCTCATTAAATCTCTCGCAAGATCCTAAAGATATGGATTTATCTTTAAAAGCTATGCTGTGTTTATTTGTGCTTATGTGTACTGGGTTGTTTATCTCATTTTATGTCTTTGTGGCTGATTCAAATTTAGCAAGTGGTTATCAGATTCTTTTTGCTTTAGTGGGAACTTTAGTGGCTATTTTCATAGGCTTTTTTGTAGCTTCTGCTTGTGGCTATATGGCAGGTTTAGTGGGTTCATCATCTTCTCCTATTTCAGGTATAGGACTTATTGGGATTATGATTTCTTCTTTGATTATTTTACTTTTGGGTTATCAAGTAGATTTATTTAGTGATCCTTTGATGTCTAAATTTGCTATTGCTTTTGCTATTTTTACTACTAGTGTTATTTTAGCAACTGCTGCTATTTCTAATGATAATTTACAGGATTTAAAAACTGGTTATTTAGTTGGTGCAACTCCATGGAAACAACAGGTTTCATTGCTTATAGGTTGTGTGTTTGGGGCTTTAGCTATAGCACCTGTATTAAATTTATTATATCAAGCTTATGGCTTTGTGGGTGCTTTGCCAAGAGAAGGAATGGATGAGGCAAATGCATTAGCCGCACCGCAAGCAAATTTAATGAGTACTATAGCACAAGGTATTTTTAATGCTGATATTGACTGGAGTTATATTATAGTGGGTGCTTTTGTGGGTGTTGGCATAATCATCATTGATCGTTTATTAAGAAAGAAAAATATGTCTTTACCGCCTTTAGCTGTGGGCATAGGTATATATTTACCACCTGCTGTAAATATGCCTTTATTTATAGGTGGATTATTAGCATATTTAATCAAAAAGCGTTTAGAGCAAAGATATACTAAAAATGCTCATAAAAAAGAACTTATTCAAGAACACGAGCAAAAAGGGACTTTGTTTGCATCAGGTTTGATAGTAGGTGAGAGTATTTTTGGAGTACTGATAGCTGGTTTAACAGTGCTTTCTATTAGCAAAGGTGGTACTGAAGATCCGCTTGCTATAGTAAGTTCATTTAAAGATGATGGAATTGTCGGGTTTATAGTATTTGTAATAATTATGCTAGTTTTTGCAAGAAGAGTACTTAAAAAATGATTTTGGATTATTATCATGCTTTGATTTTGGGAATTATCGAAGGTTTAACGGAATTTTTACCTATCTCATCAACAGGACATATGATATTAGGCGCTGAAATTTTAGGTTTAAATATAGATGATTTTTGGAGAAGTTTTTTCATCATCATTCAACTTGGATCTATACTAGCAGTAATTTTTATTTTCAAAGATAAGCTTACTCAAAAATTTGATATTTGGTTAAAACTTGCTGTAGGTTTTTTGCCTGCAGGCGGAGTAGGCTTTATAGCATATAAATTTTTAAAAGAGATTTTTAATGGTTATACGGTAGCTACTATGCTAATAATTGGTGGAATTATTTTTATCATTATAGAACTTAAACATAGAAAAAAAGACTATGTAATACATTCTTTAGATGAGGTAAGTTATAAACAAGCTTTTTTGATAGGTTTAACACAAGCTCTTGCTATCATACCAGGAACTTCAAGAAGCGGGGCGAGTATTATAGGTGGGTTATTGCTTGGACTTGATCGTAAAATAGCTTCTGAATTTTCATTTTTACTTGCAATTCCTACTATGATTATTGCAACAGCTTATAGTATTTATAAAGAACCACAAGTTTTAAGCAATATGAGTAATTTTATTCCTTTGGTTATAGGCTTTGTAACAGCTTTTGTGGTAGCTTTTGTGGTGATAAAAATATTTTTAAAATTAATTAGTAAGATAAATTTCATACCTTTTGGAATTTATAGGATAATTTTAGGTTTTGTGTTTTTATATCTTTTTATGAGTGGAATGTTAGATATATCAAAAACAAGTGTTTGAAATATAAAAATATCCTTTATTTAAAAAAAGTTTAAGTTTTTCATAGCTAAAATTAGCCTTATATTTTAATTTAAGCTCATAAAGTCAGTGAGTGTTAAGGGTAGAAATGACAAATGATATAATTGCATATGCAAATAATGAAACTTTGATAGATACTCAAAGTTTTAACAATGATACAAATTTAACTCCGATTTATTTTGATAACTCTAAAGAAGGTTTAGAAGTTATCCGCCACTCTTGTGCGCATTTAATGGCTCAAGCAATTAAAAGTCTATATCCAGAGGCTAAATTTTTCGTAGGGCCTGTGATAGAAGATGGGTTTTACTATGATTTTAGGGTTGATAGTAAGATTTCAGAAGAAGACTTAAGCAAAATCGAAAAGAAAATGAAAGAACTAGCAGAGGCAAAGCTAGACATCACAAAATACGAACTCTCAAAGACTGAGGTTAAAGAAAAATTTGCTAATGATGATTTAAAACAAGAAGTTTTACTAAGAATTCCTGATGGAAAAGTAAGTATTTATAAGCAAGGCGAATTTGAAGATTTATGCCGTGGGCCTCATGTACCAAATACAAAATACTTAAGATTTTTCAAACTTACTCGTGTAGCAGGAGCGTATTTGGGTGGTAATGAAAAAAGAGAAATGCTTACAAGAATTTATGGTACTGCTTTTGCAGATAAAGAAAGTTTAAATGAATACTTAAAAATCATTGAAGAAGCTAAAAAAAGAGATCATAGAAAACTTGGTAATGAAATGAAACTTTTTGCCTTTGATGATGAGATAGGCAGTGGACTTCCTATATGGCTTAGCAATGGTGCAAAATTAAGAAGTAAATTAGAGCATTTGCTATATAAAGCACATAGATTAAGAGGTTATGAACCTGTGCGTGGGCCTGAGCTTTTAAAAGCTGATGCGTGGAAAATTAGTGGGCATTATGCAAACTATAAAGAAAATATGTATTTTACGCAAATTGATGAGCAAGAATATGGCATTAAGCCGATGAATTGTGTAGGGCATATTAAAATTTATCAAAGTGATGTTAGAAGTTATCGTGATCTGCCTTTGAAATTTTTTGAATACGGCGTGGTGCACCGCCATGAAAAAAGTGGCGTTTTGCACGGACTTTTTAGGGTGAGAGAATTTACTCAAGATGATGCGCATATTTTTTGTATGCCAAGTCAGATAAAAGAACAAGTTTTAGAAATTTTAAGTTTTGTTGATACTTTAATGAAAGCTTTTGAATTTGACTATGAAATGGAAATTTCAACACGCCCAGTAAAAGCAATAGGTGATGATGAAATTTGGGATATAGCTACAAAGGCTTTAAAAGAGGCTTTAGATGAACAAGGTTTAAAATATGGCATTGATGAGGGCGGTGGAGCTTTTTATGGCCCAAAAATCGATATAAAAATTACTGATGCTTTAAAAAGAAAATGGCAATGTGGAACCATACAAGTAGATTTTAACTTGCCAAGTCGTTTTAAACTTGAATACACAGATGCAGATAATGAGAAAAAACAACCTGTAATGCTTCACCGTGCTATTTTGGGTTCTTTTGAGAGATTTATAGGAATTTTAGTAGAGCATTGTGCTGGTGAATTACCATTTTTCATAGCTCCAACTCAAGTGGCTATAGTGCCAATTTCGCAAAATCATCATAATTATGCAAAAGAAATAGCAAGAAAACTTTTGGAGCTTGGTGTTGATAGTGAAGTATATAACAAAAATGAAAGTTTAAATAAAAAAATCCGCACTGCTGAAAAAGCACATGTACCTATGATACTTGTTTTAGGTGATGAAGAAGTAGCAAATCAAAGTGTGGCATTAAGAGATAGAAGAGCAAAAGAACAAAAAACATTAACTTTAGATGAATTTATAACCCTAACAAAGGAGAAATTAAGTGAGGTACGCTTTTGAGTAAAGAAAAAGAAGTATTGCTAAATGAAGAAATTCAAGCAGATGAGATCAGATGTATAGGTGATGATGGTAAGGTTTATGGCATTATTAGTAGTGATGAAGCACTAGATATAGCAAATAGATTAGGACTTGATTTGGTGATGATAGCTCCTGAAGCCAAACCACCTGTATGCAAGATAATGGATTATGGAAAATTCCGTTATCAGCAAGAAAAGAAACAAAAAGAAGCAAAGAAAAAACAAAAAGTGATTGATATAAAAGAAATCAAGCTTTCTGTGAAAATTGCTCAAAATGACATTAATTATAAAGTCAAACATGCAAGTGAGTTTTTAGAGCAAGGTAAGCATGTTAAATTTAGAGTTTTTCTAAAAGGTCGTGAGATGGGCTCTCCTGAAGCTGGAATGGCTTTGCTTGAAAAAATTTGGCAAATGGTTGAAGATATAGCAGATAGAGACAAAGAGCCTTTACTCGAAGGACGCTATGTAAATATGCTAGTAACTCCTAAAAAGAAAAAATAATCACAAGCCTTTTAAGGCTTGTATTTTAAACTTATGATAGAAGAAAATCCACATTTTTTAAAAGAGCAAATCATAACTTATCTTGGAAATAAAAGATCTTTGCTTGATTTTTTAAACCAAGGCTTTAAATTCGCACAAAATGAGCTAAAAAAAGACAAATTTAGCTTTTGTGATGTATTTAGTGGCTCTGGGGTAGTTTCGCGTTTTGTGAGGCCTTATGCGAGTTTTATCATAGCAAATGATTTGGAAGATTATTCTAAAATCATTAATGAGTGCTATTTGACCAATCAAAATACAGATTTTTTACAAGAATTACAAAAACATTATACATTTTTAACTTCTGATTTAAAACTCAAAAAAGGCTTTATAAGCAAGCTTTATGCACCAAATGATGATGAGAGTATTAAAAAAGAAGAAAGGGTATTTTATACACTTAAAAATGCGATGTATTTAGATACCATGAGACAAAATATCTCAAAATTACCTTGTGATATGCAAAAATATTTCATCGCACCGCTTATCTATGAAGCAAGCGTACATGCAAACACAAGCGGGGTTTTTAAAGGTTTTTATAAAGATAAAAATGGCATTGGTAAATTCGGGGGAAATGGGGCAAATGCACTAAGTCGTATAAAGGGTGATATAGCTTTGAAAATGCCTGTTTTTTCAAATTTTACTTGTGAGTATGAAGTTTTTCAAAAAGACGCAAATATTTTAGCTAAAGAGCTTGATAGTTTTGATGTGGCGTATTTAGACCCACCTTATAATCAACACCCTTATGGATCAAATTATTTTATGTTAAATTTGATTGCTAATTATAAAAAACCAAAAGAAATTTCAAAAATTTCTGGCATACCAAAAGATTGGAACCGCAGTGCTTTTAACAAAGAAAAAAAAGCTGAAGAAGCTTTATTTGATTTAATAAATGATTTAAAAGCTAAGATTATTTTGCTTTCTTATAATTGTGAGGGTTTTGTAAAAAAAGATAGTTTTTTAAAGCGTTTGCAAAGTCTTGGAAAATGCGAAATTTTAGAGCAAAAATACAATGCCTTTAGAGCTAGTAGAAACCTCTCTAAACGCTCTATGTATATACAAGAACAACTTTATGTGATTAAAAAATATAAATAAATTTAATTTTTCTAAAGCATAGTTATAGTAAAATGATAGCTTTCTTTATATGAAAAAATTGATCCAAAGGATACACATGCCAAAAATGAAAAGCGTTAAAAGTGCTGTTAAACGCTTCAAAGTAGGTAAAAACAAAATCAAAAGAGGTTCAGCTTTTAGAAGCCACATTTTGACTAAAAAACCTGCTAAAAGAATGCGTGATCTTCG
Coding sequences:
- the rpmI gene encoding 50S ribosomal protein L35, yielding MPKMKSVKSAVKRFKVGKNKIKRGSAFRSHILTKKPAKRMRDLRTAKYVHSTNVKAVEKMLGI
- a CDS encoding DNA adenine methylase: MEENPHFLKEQIITYLGNKRSLLDFLNQGFKFAQNELKKDKFSFCDVFSGSGVVSRFVRPYASFIIANDLEDYSKIINECYLTNQNTDFLQELQKHYTFLTSDLKLKKGFISKLYAPNDDESIKKEERVFYTLKNAMYLDTMRQNISKLPCDMQKYFIAPLIYEASVHANTSGVFKGFYKDKNGIGKFGGNGANALSRIKGDIALKMPVFSNFTCEYEVFQKDANILAKELDSFDVAYLDPPYNQHPYGSNYFMLNLIANYKKPKEISKISGIPKDWNRSAFNKEKKAEEALFDLINDLKAKIILLSYNCEGFVKKDSFLKRLQSLGKCEILEQKYNAFRASRNLSKRSMYIQEQLYVIKKYK
- the infC gene encoding translation initiation factor IF-3, which translates into the protein MSKEKEVLLNEEIQADEIRCIGDDGKVYGIISSDEALDIANRLGLDLVMIAPEAKPPVCKIMDYGKFRYQQEKKQKEAKKKQKVIDIKEIKLSVKIAQNDINYKVKHASEFLEQGKHVKFRVFLKGREMGSPEAGMALLEKIWQMVEDIADRDKEPLLEGRYVNMLVTPKKKK